One genomic segment of Vespa velutina chromosome 10, iVesVel2.1, whole genome shotgun sequence includes these proteins:
- the LOC124952012 gene encoding eIF-2-alpha kinase GCN2 isoform X1, whose amino-acid sequence MSHVESCKDRQDNEMEALKSIFGDELCDLRKNKSKRKWQPLDILITLTPQKGMSGPAQIYAQIDLHITCGEKYPDIVPTIELKNSQGLSNQQVGVLYSELEYLARQLSGEVMIFELAQHVQKYLHEHNKPSYSSFYEEMISRHQEKIQYEMQERQLKEDKERQVLQDEIQKRQEALKAEMRNHRDLVRKSIESDIVSQTLPSSPHEKVRTYSRRRCMSTSESSEGSLCEHRGTKLLHFDNSKGERQVHRGKCLGHSSKGSIVYAGLDMTSGELLAVTEWTLKYGLQNEKHGIRDTADLQYAMKQIGSLEQELNHLHKLHHPNLVHYLNMRYLQDNNNIVIYILQEFVVGTTCAFFLMENISIDIDILRHLASGILSALQYLHENNVVHRDLRDTSVFIDHTGVIRLSDYSLDKRLSDIYRTSSLAKVEHDFPTIQGRSGKKADIYRFGILVLSLLKGTIVSEKDVDLAIILQPHLKDFISKCLISDERMRWSAEQLQQHSFIKTPLDRGLSPPKLKNNNEQKSDEPEEPDCDIQLYLPTLGGQSRIQNEFEILKWLGKGAFGDVLKVRNKLDGGVYAIKRIELNPKNRQLNRKITREVKLLSRMNHENVVRYYNSWIESATLDDSLQHNELTSVTASSLNTSNKQAKLDIVNHLGSEDIERLAPPLHDVEWNISYESVASAANTADSDNDNTDASCDSDSDEDSSFLMRTFLRIDSSDSIEFEKDGISQTTPDNSDNHEKININIANTSIIKEIQFMYIQMEFCEKSTLRTAIDNGLYEDEERVWRLFREIVEGLAHIHQQGMIHRDLKPVNIFLDSNDHVKIGDFGLATTNILSSLAQTIDTDKEADKVEKGTSYDVDELGSLTGQVGTALYVAPELSAKAAKAIYNQKVDIYSLGIILFEMCYKPLKTGMERVKILLNLRSKDVILPSDISEGDMPHQVHIFRWLLNHDPSQRPTAQELLSSDYLPPPQLEETELQEMVRHTLSNTQSKAYKYLVASCFTQEVTPAEDITYDMNLPARGIANLISSKRLYLQENVKAKVIEIFQRHGGIYLATPLLMPKSNQHNNFIDASVKLMTRTGSIVSIPHDLRAPFARYVAWNNISHLRRYAIERVFREKKVVRGFHPRELYECAFDIISPMANNLMAEAELIFIAWEIFNEIPQLRERNFTIRLNHTLLLQAVLMYCGIEREKYQDIYSILCDARDGKFSKFQVQTHLISLCLTDQAMETLFNLFETESSVAKITSILRTITRRKGDAAGLAKEGLHDIEIVIANIEALGVKWPVTVVPLLVHNVQQHSGVIYQITCEVKRRRRRGGQDVIAAGGRYDKMLMSFRQILERTGMTNKENKQYGVGISISLDKLVCAVDEMSESICGENKFGIDIAVCCDGCPRREKEMANVLRELWSMGIRTTILDTNTIEEVLEYCQEHSITQIILLKNNEKGYLRVQTWERDRFQERKIGIQDIAEFLQRQTENPLPILNRSESKVSANDVTASSNNSTNINITFILSEREKLSGSARRSFKNTMLAQMSSYLQRISHKVPIEIFAVFLEMTVIRTITSFLEIDEEEQDFHKSIQIVIDKHARHKKYIKEICEEMRELRSEKLRPVLILYSLLDYRYMTLI is encoded by the exons atgtctCATGTTGAGTCATGCAAAGATCGTCAGGATAATGAAATGGAAGCATTAAAa TCTATATTTGGTGATGAATTGTGTgatttgagaaaaaataaaagtaaaaggaaatgGCAACCATTAGATATTTTGATAACATTAACACCACAGAAAGGAATGTCTGGTCCAGCTCAAATTTATGCACAAATAGATTTACATATCACCTGTGGAGAAAAGTATCCTGACAT AGTACCCAccatagaattaaaaaatagccAAGGTCTGTCAAATCAGCAAGTAGGAGTTTTATATTCAGAACTTGAATATTTGGCACGTCAATTAAGCGGCGAAGTTATGATTTTTGAGCTTGCCCAACacgttcaaaaatatttacacgaACACAATAAACCAAGTTATAGTAGTTTTTATGAAGAAATGATATCTAGACACCAAGAGAAAATACAGTATGAAATGCAGGAGAGACAACTTaaagaggataaagagagacag GTATTACAAGATGAGATTCAGAAGCGTCAAGAGGCATTGAAAGCTGAAATGCGTAATCATAGAGATCTTGTTCGAAAATCCATTGAATCGGACATAGTTTCTCAAACTTTACCATCCTCACCGCATGAAAAAGTAAGGACATATTCTAGACGTAGATGCATGAGCACATCTGAAAGCTCGGAAGGTTCTTTATGCGAGCACAGGGGTACGAAGCTTCTCCACTTTGATAATAGTAAAGGAGAAAGACAAGTCCATAGAGGCAAATGTTTGGGACATAGTTCTAAGGGTTCTATCGTTTATGCCGGTTTGGATATGACATCGGGTGAATTATTAGCGGTTACAGAATGGACATTAAAATATGGTCTACAAAATGAAAAGCATGGAATACGTGATACTGCAGACTTACAATACGCTATGAAACAAATAGGTAGTCTTGAGCAAGAACTTAATCATTTACATAAATTGCATCATCCAAATTTAgtgcattatttaaatatgagaTATCTGCaggataacaataatatagtCATTTATATACTTCAAGAATTTGTG gTTGGTACGACATGTGCATTTTTTCTTATGGAAAACATTTCGATTGATATAGACATACTCAGGCATTTGGCTTCTGGCATTCTCTCAGCATTGCAGTACCTTCATGAGAATAATGTTGTACATAGGGATTTGCGTGATACAAGTGTTTTTATAGATCATACCGGTGTCATAAGACTATCAGATTATTCATTAGATAAAAGATTATCAGATATATATCGTACTAGTTCTTTGGCTAAAGTAGAGCATGATTTTCCAACGATTCAAGGGAGAAGCGGTAAAAAGGCAGATATTTACCGATTCGGTATATTGGTGCTTTCTTTATTGAAAGGAACGATAGTGTCCGAAAAGGATGTCGATTTAGCAATAATTTTACag CCTCACTTAAAAGACTTCATTTCAAAATGCCTTATTAGTGATGAAAGAATGCGTTGGTCTGCTGAACAACTTCAACAGCACAGTTTCATTAAAACACCTCTTGATCGTGGTTTGTCTCCTCCTAagcttaaaaataataatgaacaaaAGTCTGACGAACCTGAGGAGCCAGACTGTGACATTCAGCTTTATCTACCAACATTGGGTGGACAGTCGCGCATACAAAATGAATTTGAGATATTGAAGTGGCTGGGAAAAGGAGCCTTTGGAGATGTTTTAAaagttagaaataaattagatgGAGGTGTATATGCCATCAAGCGAATCGAATTGAATCCGAAAAATCGTCAATTAAATCGAAAGATCACACGTGAAGTAAAATTACTTTCACGTATGAATCATGAAAATGTCGTTCGTTATTATAACTCATGGATTGAAAGTGCTACCTTGGATGATTCGCTCCAGCATAATGAATTAACGTCAGTGACTGCTTCCTCGTTAAATACAAGCAACAAACAGGCCAAATTAGATATAGTtaac CATCTGGGAAGTGAAGACATAGAAAGACTTGCACCACCTTTACACGACGTTGAATGGAATATATCTTATGAATCTGTAGCAAGCGCAGCCAATACAGCTGATAGTGACAATGATAACACAGATGCATCCTGTGATTCTGATAGCGACGAAGATAGTTCATTTTT gatGAGAACATTCCTTCGAATTGATTCATCAGATAGTatagaatttgaaaaagatgGCATTTCTCAAACTACTCCTGATAATTCTGATaatcatgaaaaaattaacattaatattgcTAATActtcgataataaaagaaatacaatttatgtatatacaaatggAATTTTGTGAGAAAAGCACTTTGAGAACTGCAATCGATAATGGATTatacgaagatgaagaaagagtaTGGAGATTGTTTAGAGAAATTGTTGAAGGCCTTGCACATATACATCAGCAGGGTATGATACATAGAGATCTAAAAcctgttaatatttttttggatAGTAATGATCACGTTAAAATTGGAGATTTCGGTCTTGCTACAACtaatatattatcgtcattagcaCAGACCATTGATACCGATAAAGAAGCTGATAAGGTAGAGAAAG GTACAAGTTATGACGTAGATGAATTAGGATCTTTAACAGGCCAAGTAGGTACAGCTTTATACGTAGCGCCAGAACTTTCTGCTAAGGCTGCAAAGGCTATTTACAATCAAAAAGTAGATATTTATAGTTTGGGAATTATACTTTTCGAAATGTGTTACAAACCTCTTAAAACTGGAATGGAGAGAGTAaagatattgttaaatttgaGATCGAAAGATGTTATTTTGCCCTCTGACATATCAGAAGGTGATATGCCTCATCAAGTGCATATTTTTCG TTGGTTATTGAATCATGATCCTAGTCAACGGCCAACGGCACaggaattattatcatcggaTTATTTACCTCCTCCACAATTAGAGGAGACTGAACTTCAGGAAATGGTACGACATACGTTATCTAACACTCAAAGCAAGGCATACAAATATTTGGTCGCTTCTTGTTTTACCCAAGAGGTAACGCCAGCAGAAGATATCACGTATGACATGAATTTGCCAGCTAGAGGAATTGCAAATCTCATTTCATCAAAAAGATTGTATTTACAAGAGAACGTGAAAGCTAAagtcattgaaatatttcaaagacaTGGTGGTATATATTTAGCAACTCCACTTTTAATGCCAAAGTCTAATCagcataataattttattgacgCAAGTGTAAAACTTATGACACGAACTGGTAGTATTGTCTCGATACCACATGATCTAAGAGCTCCGTTCGCCAGATATGTCGCTTGGAATAATATCTCTCATCTTCGGAGATACGCAATAGAACGTGTCTTCAGAGAGAAGAAGgtg GTTCGTGGATTTCATCCGAGAGAATTGTACGAATGTGCATTTGATATAATAAGTCCAATGGCTAATAACTTAATGGCAGAAGCCGAATTAATATTCATAGCTTgggaaattttcaatgaaattccTCAATTAAGGGAACGTAATTTTACAATACGTTTAAatcatacattattattacaagcTGTATTAATGTATTGTGGGATAGAACGTGAAAAGTATCAggatatttattcgatattgtGCGACGCACGTGACGGCaaattttcaaagtttcaAGTACAAACACATTTAATTAGCTTATGTCTCACGGACCAAGCAATGGAAAcgctttttaatttatttgaaactgAGAGTTCTGTTGCCAAGATTACCAGTATTCTAAGAACAATAACAAGAAGGAAAGGTGATGCAGCAGGATTAGCGAAGGAAGGTTTACATGATATAGAAATAGTAATCGCCAATATAGAAGCTTTAGGTGTTAAG TGGCCAGTTACGGTTGTTCCATTGTTGGTTCATAACGTTCAACAGCACAGTGGTGTCATATATCAGATTACGTGCGAAGTAAAGCGTAGACGAAGAAGAGGTGGACAAGACGTTATCGCTGCTGGTGGTCGTTATGATAAGATGTTAATGTCATTTAGACAAATATTGGAACGTACGGGAATgactaataaagaaaataaacagtATGGCGTTGGAATTAGTATATCACTGGACAAGTTAGTTTGTGCAGTTGATGAAATGTCTGAAAGTATTTgcggagaaaataaatttggtATTGATATAGCTGTATGTTGCGACGGTTGTccaaggagagaaaaggaaatggcTAATGTACTTCGCGAACTATGGTCAATGGGAATAAGGACTACTATATTAGATACAAATACGATAGAAGAGGTGTTAGAATATTGTCAAGAACATTCTATTactcaaataatattattaaagaacaaTGAAAAAGGTTATCTAAGGGTACAGACATGGGAAAGGGATAGgtttcaagaaagaaaaattggcaTTCAAGATATTGCCGAGTTTCTTCAACGACAGACTGAAAATCCATTACCAATTTTGAATAGATCTGAAAGTAAAGTTAGTGCGAATGACGTTACAGCTTCATCCAATAATTCAACGAATATCAATATAACCTTTATTctatcagagagagagaaactttctGGGAGTGCAAGGCGAAGTTTTAAAAATACTATGCTCGCTCAGATGTCGTCCTATTTACAGAGGATATCTCATAAAGTTCCTATAGAAATTTTTGCGGTCTTCCTAGAAATGACAGTAATACGAACGATAACCAGTTTTTTGGAGATAGATGAGGAGGAACAAGACTTTCATAAAAGCATTCAAATTGTGATTGATAA aCACGCTAGAcataagaaatatatcaaagaaatctGTGAAGAAATGAGAGAATTGCGCAGCGAGAAGTTGCGTCCAGTTCTAATATTGTACAGTCTTCTGGATTATCGATATATGACCCTGATATGA
- the LOC124952012 gene encoding eIF-2-alpha kinase GCN2 isoform X2 — protein sequence MSHVESCKDRQDNEMEALKSIFGDELCDLRKNKSKRKWQPLDILITLTPQKGMSGPAQIYAQIDLHITCGEKYPDIVPTIELKNSQGLSNQQVGVLYSELEYLARQLSGEVMIFELAQHVQKYLHEHNKPSYSSFYEEMISRHQEKIQYEMQERQLKEDKERQVLQDEIQKRQEALKAEMRNHRDLVRKSIESDIVSQTLPSSPHEKVRTYSRRRCMSTSESSEGSLCEHRGTKLLHFDNSKGERQVHRGKCLGHSSKGSIVYAGLDMTSGELLAVTEWTLKYGLQNEKHGIRDTADLQYAMKQIGSLEQELNHLHKLHHPNLVHYLNMRYLQDNNNIVIYILQEFVVGTTCAFFLMENISIDIDILRHLASGILSALQYLHENNVVHRDLRDTSVFIDHTGVIRLSDYSLDKRLSDIYRTSSLAKVEHDFPTIQGRSGKKADIYRFGILVLSLLKGTIVSEKDVDLAIILQPHLKDFISKCLISDERMRWSAEQLQQHSFIKTPLDRGLSPPKLKNNNEQKSDEPEEPDCDIQLYLPTLGGQSRIQNEFEILKWLGKGAFGDVLKVRNKLDGGVYAIKRIELNPKNRQLNRKITREVKLLSRMNHENVVRYYNSWIESATLDDSLQHNELTSVTASSLNTSNKQAKLDIVNHLGSEDIERLAPPLHDVEWNISYESVASAANTADSDNDNTDASCDSDSDEDSSFLMRTFLRIDSSDSIEFEKDGISQTTPDNSDNHEKININIANTSIIKEIQFMYIQMEFCEKSTLRTAIDNGLYEDEERVWRLFREIVEGLAHIHQQGMIHRDLKPVNIFLDSNDHVKIGDFGLATTNILSSLAQTIDTDKEADKVEKGTSYDVDELGSLTGQVGTALYVAPELSAKAAKAIYNQKVDIYSLGIILFEMCYKPLKTGMERVKILLNLRSKDVILPSDISEGDMPHQVHIFRWLLNHDPSQRPTAQELLSSDYLPPPQLEETELQEMVRHTLSNTQSKAYKYLVASCFTQEVTPAEDITYDMNLPARGIANLISSKRLYLQENVKAKVIEIFQRHGGIYLATPLLMPKSNQHNNFIDASVKLMTRTGSIVSIPHDLRAPFARYVAWNNISHLRRYAIERVFREKKVRGFHPRELYECAFDIISPMANNLMAEAELIFIAWEIFNEIPQLRERNFTIRLNHTLLLQAVLMYCGIEREKYQDIYSILCDARDGKFSKFQVQTHLISLCLTDQAMETLFNLFETESSVAKITSILRTITRRKGDAAGLAKEGLHDIEIVIANIEALGVKWPVTVVPLLVHNVQQHSGVIYQITCEVKRRRRRGGQDVIAAGGRYDKMLMSFRQILERTGMTNKENKQYGVGISISLDKLVCAVDEMSESICGENKFGIDIAVCCDGCPRREKEMANVLRELWSMGIRTTILDTNTIEEVLEYCQEHSITQIILLKNNEKGYLRVQTWERDRFQERKIGIQDIAEFLQRQTENPLPILNRSESKVSANDVTASSNNSTNINITFILSEREKLSGSARRSFKNTMLAQMSSYLQRISHKVPIEIFAVFLEMTVIRTITSFLEIDEEEQDFHKSIQIVIDKHARHKKYIKEICEEMRELRSEKLRPVLILYSLLDYRYMTLI from the exons atgtctCATGTTGAGTCATGCAAAGATCGTCAGGATAATGAAATGGAAGCATTAAAa TCTATATTTGGTGATGAATTGTGTgatttgagaaaaaataaaagtaaaaggaaatgGCAACCATTAGATATTTTGATAACATTAACACCACAGAAAGGAATGTCTGGTCCAGCTCAAATTTATGCACAAATAGATTTACATATCACCTGTGGAGAAAAGTATCCTGACAT AGTACCCAccatagaattaaaaaatagccAAGGTCTGTCAAATCAGCAAGTAGGAGTTTTATATTCAGAACTTGAATATTTGGCACGTCAATTAAGCGGCGAAGTTATGATTTTTGAGCTTGCCCAACacgttcaaaaatatttacacgaACACAATAAACCAAGTTATAGTAGTTTTTATGAAGAAATGATATCTAGACACCAAGAGAAAATACAGTATGAAATGCAGGAGAGACAACTTaaagaggataaagagagacag GTATTACAAGATGAGATTCAGAAGCGTCAAGAGGCATTGAAAGCTGAAATGCGTAATCATAGAGATCTTGTTCGAAAATCCATTGAATCGGACATAGTTTCTCAAACTTTACCATCCTCACCGCATGAAAAAGTAAGGACATATTCTAGACGTAGATGCATGAGCACATCTGAAAGCTCGGAAGGTTCTTTATGCGAGCACAGGGGTACGAAGCTTCTCCACTTTGATAATAGTAAAGGAGAAAGACAAGTCCATAGAGGCAAATGTTTGGGACATAGTTCTAAGGGTTCTATCGTTTATGCCGGTTTGGATATGACATCGGGTGAATTATTAGCGGTTACAGAATGGACATTAAAATATGGTCTACAAAATGAAAAGCATGGAATACGTGATACTGCAGACTTACAATACGCTATGAAACAAATAGGTAGTCTTGAGCAAGAACTTAATCATTTACATAAATTGCATCATCCAAATTTAgtgcattatttaaatatgagaTATCTGCaggataacaataatatagtCATTTATATACTTCAAGAATTTGTG gTTGGTACGACATGTGCATTTTTTCTTATGGAAAACATTTCGATTGATATAGACATACTCAGGCATTTGGCTTCTGGCATTCTCTCAGCATTGCAGTACCTTCATGAGAATAATGTTGTACATAGGGATTTGCGTGATACAAGTGTTTTTATAGATCATACCGGTGTCATAAGACTATCAGATTATTCATTAGATAAAAGATTATCAGATATATATCGTACTAGTTCTTTGGCTAAAGTAGAGCATGATTTTCCAACGATTCAAGGGAGAAGCGGTAAAAAGGCAGATATTTACCGATTCGGTATATTGGTGCTTTCTTTATTGAAAGGAACGATAGTGTCCGAAAAGGATGTCGATTTAGCAATAATTTTACag CCTCACTTAAAAGACTTCATTTCAAAATGCCTTATTAGTGATGAAAGAATGCGTTGGTCTGCTGAACAACTTCAACAGCACAGTTTCATTAAAACACCTCTTGATCGTGGTTTGTCTCCTCCTAagcttaaaaataataatgaacaaaAGTCTGACGAACCTGAGGAGCCAGACTGTGACATTCAGCTTTATCTACCAACATTGGGTGGACAGTCGCGCATACAAAATGAATTTGAGATATTGAAGTGGCTGGGAAAAGGAGCCTTTGGAGATGTTTTAAaagttagaaataaattagatgGAGGTGTATATGCCATCAAGCGAATCGAATTGAATCCGAAAAATCGTCAATTAAATCGAAAGATCACACGTGAAGTAAAATTACTTTCACGTATGAATCATGAAAATGTCGTTCGTTATTATAACTCATGGATTGAAAGTGCTACCTTGGATGATTCGCTCCAGCATAATGAATTAACGTCAGTGACTGCTTCCTCGTTAAATACAAGCAACAAACAGGCCAAATTAGATATAGTtaac CATCTGGGAAGTGAAGACATAGAAAGACTTGCACCACCTTTACACGACGTTGAATGGAATATATCTTATGAATCTGTAGCAAGCGCAGCCAATACAGCTGATAGTGACAATGATAACACAGATGCATCCTGTGATTCTGATAGCGACGAAGATAGTTCATTTTT gatGAGAACATTCCTTCGAATTGATTCATCAGATAGTatagaatttgaaaaagatgGCATTTCTCAAACTACTCCTGATAATTCTGATaatcatgaaaaaattaacattaatattgcTAATActtcgataataaaagaaatacaatttatgtatatacaaatggAATTTTGTGAGAAAAGCACTTTGAGAACTGCAATCGATAATGGATTatacgaagatgaagaaagagtaTGGAGATTGTTTAGAGAAATTGTTGAAGGCCTTGCACATATACATCAGCAGGGTATGATACATAGAGATCTAAAAcctgttaatatttttttggatAGTAATGATCACGTTAAAATTGGAGATTTCGGTCTTGCTACAACtaatatattatcgtcattagcaCAGACCATTGATACCGATAAAGAAGCTGATAAGGTAGAGAAAG GTACAAGTTATGACGTAGATGAATTAGGATCTTTAACAGGCCAAGTAGGTACAGCTTTATACGTAGCGCCAGAACTTTCTGCTAAGGCTGCAAAGGCTATTTACAATCAAAAAGTAGATATTTATAGTTTGGGAATTATACTTTTCGAAATGTGTTACAAACCTCTTAAAACTGGAATGGAGAGAGTAaagatattgttaaatttgaGATCGAAAGATGTTATTTTGCCCTCTGACATATCAGAAGGTGATATGCCTCATCAAGTGCATATTTTTCG TTGGTTATTGAATCATGATCCTAGTCAACGGCCAACGGCACaggaattattatcatcggaTTATTTACCTCCTCCACAATTAGAGGAGACTGAACTTCAGGAAATGGTACGACATACGTTATCTAACACTCAAAGCAAGGCATACAAATATTTGGTCGCTTCTTGTTTTACCCAAGAGGTAACGCCAGCAGAAGATATCACGTATGACATGAATTTGCCAGCTAGAGGAATTGCAAATCTCATTTCATCAAAAAGATTGTATTTACAAGAGAACGTGAAAGCTAAagtcattgaaatatttcaaagacaTGGTGGTATATATTTAGCAACTCCACTTTTAATGCCAAAGTCTAATCagcataataattttattgacgCAAGTGTAAAACTTATGACACGAACTGGTAGTATTGTCTCGATACCACATGATCTAAGAGCTCCGTTCGCCAGATATGTCGCTTGGAATAATATCTCTCATCTTCGGAGATACGCAATAGAACGTGTCTTCAGAGAGAAGAAG GTTCGTGGATTTCATCCGAGAGAATTGTACGAATGTGCATTTGATATAATAAGTCCAATGGCTAATAACTTAATGGCAGAAGCCGAATTAATATTCATAGCTTgggaaattttcaatgaaattccTCAATTAAGGGAACGTAATTTTACAATACGTTTAAatcatacattattattacaagcTGTATTAATGTATTGTGGGATAGAACGTGAAAAGTATCAggatatttattcgatattgtGCGACGCACGTGACGGCaaattttcaaagtttcaAGTACAAACACATTTAATTAGCTTATGTCTCACGGACCAAGCAATGGAAAcgctttttaatttatttgaaactgAGAGTTCTGTTGCCAAGATTACCAGTATTCTAAGAACAATAACAAGAAGGAAAGGTGATGCAGCAGGATTAGCGAAGGAAGGTTTACATGATATAGAAATAGTAATCGCCAATATAGAAGCTTTAGGTGTTAAG TGGCCAGTTACGGTTGTTCCATTGTTGGTTCATAACGTTCAACAGCACAGTGGTGTCATATATCAGATTACGTGCGAAGTAAAGCGTAGACGAAGAAGAGGTGGACAAGACGTTATCGCTGCTGGTGGTCGTTATGATAAGATGTTAATGTCATTTAGACAAATATTGGAACGTACGGGAATgactaataaagaaaataaacagtATGGCGTTGGAATTAGTATATCACTGGACAAGTTAGTTTGTGCAGTTGATGAAATGTCTGAAAGTATTTgcggagaaaataaatttggtATTGATATAGCTGTATGTTGCGACGGTTGTccaaggagagaaaaggaaatggcTAATGTACTTCGCGAACTATGGTCAATGGGAATAAGGACTACTATATTAGATACAAATACGATAGAAGAGGTGTTAGAATATTGTCAAGAACATTCTATTactcaaataatattattaaagaacaaTGAAAAAGGTTATCTAAGGGTACAGACATGGGAAAGGGATAGgtttcaagaaagaaaaattggcaTTCAAGATATTGCCGAGTTTCTTCAACGACAGACTGAAAATCCATTACCAATTTTGAATAGATCTGAAAGTAAAGTTAGTGCGAATGACGTTACAGCTTCATCCAATAATTCAACGAATATCAATATAACCTTTATTctatcagagagagagaaactttctGGGAGTGCAAGGCGAAGTTTTAAAAATACTATGCTCGCTCAGATGTCGTCCTATTTACAGAGGATATCTCATAAAGTTCCTATAGAAATTTTTGCGGTCTTCCTAGAAATGACAGTAATACGAACGATAACCAGTTTTTTGGAGATAGATGAGGAGGAACAAGACTTTCATAAAAGCATTCAAATTGTGATTGATAA aCACGCTAGAcataagaaatatatcaaagaaatctGTGAAGAAATGAGAGAATTGCGCAGCGAGAAGTTGCGTCCAGTTCTAATATTGTACAGTCTTCTGGATTATCGATATATGACCCTGATATGA
- the LOC124952024 gene encoding nucleoside diphosphate kinase 7 codes for MSTDYTERYIFEAEWYDKVACILKKFYLYYYPADNTVELFDIKTKKTFLRRTKCEGIKAKDFYVGAVITIYSRNIKIIDFADKSTKAKLQTITQKTFAIIKPDVMNKMGEILKNIIAHNFHVANIKMVKLTKEQATEFCKGIESTQLPTGTFRR; via the exons ATGTCGACAGACTACACAgaacgatatatttttgaGGCAGAATGGTATGACAAGGTTGCttgtattttgaaaaaattttatttatattattatccagCAGACAATACCGTGGAATTG TTTGAtataaagacaaagaaaacatttttgagAAGAACCAAATGCGAGGGTATTAAAGCAAAAGATTTTTATGTTGGAGCagttataacaatatattcaaggaacataaaaattattgacttTGCCGATAAGAGTACAAAGGCTAAATTGCAAACAATAACACAGAA AACCTTTGCAATTATAAAGCCTGATGTAATGAATAAAATGGgcgaaatattgaaaaatattatagccCACAATTTTCATGTTGCAAATATTAAGATGGTAAAACTTACCAAAGAGCAAGCAACAGAATTTTGTAAAGGAATAGAATCAACTCAGTTGCC CACTGGAACTTTTAGGAGATGA